One bacterium genomic window carries:
- the tsaA gene encoding tRNA (N6-threonylcarbamoyladenosine(37)-N6)-methyltransferase TrmO translates to MKTFSIESIGVIRSEIKNTKDAPMFYTEGAPNAYLELDAIYMDGLERMQAGDEIIVITWLHRAQRDVLKVHPRGDATRPLTGVFSTRSPDRPNPLGLHRVKVLEINSSRLLIGPIEAIDETPVIDIKPVVTEASDY, encoded by the coding sequence ATGAAAACATTCTCCATTGAGTCTATTGGAGTAATTCGATCCGAAATCAAAAACACAAAGGATGCTCCAATGTTTTACACGGAGGGTGCGCCCAATGCTTATCTGGAGTTGGATGCAATCTATATGGATGGCCTGGAACGAATGCAGGCCGGTGACGAAATCATTGTCATCACCTGGTTGCATCGCGCTCAAAGGGATGTGCTAAAAGTTCACCCCAGAGGGGACGCAACACGTCCGCTTACTGGAGTATTTTCGACACGATCACCCGATCGTCCTAACCCCTTAGGGCTGCATCGCGTGAAGGTTCTTGAAATCAATTCAAGTCGTCTGCTAATTGGTCCCATCGAAGCGATCGATGAAACTCCGGTGATCGACATTAAACCGGTGGTAACTGAAGCAAGTGATTATTGA
- a CDS encoding sigma-70 family RNA polymerase sigma factor — protein MVSYLTRIFGLGRIDLAEDVVQDTLCRALETWPLQGVPENPSAWLMRVARNRAIDLLRRDDQFRYFAPELAHILMPQEDFHAQMSSFEKEIQDDQLRMMFSCCHPELSIEVQVTLILKTLCGFSVSEIAHSLLASEDSIEKRLGRARKLLRHSGTFVEITNISEIPKRLEAVYQAIYLLFNEGYHGSQSDQTVRDDLCFEAMRLALLLSEHPEGRKPRTHALLALLCFHAARLHGRMDDDGNLIMLEMQDRSKWDRDLIGKGFYFLEKASVGDELSEYHIEAGIASLHCAASTYEKTDWAKILELYDTLYRIKPSPIVALNRAVALGKAMGPEEGLAELAKIPDAARLRDYPFYPAAQGEFQLLARHPEEAAKHFEKAMELARSQSETNFFERKLEACRLMIGGNL, from the coding sequence ATGGTCTCATATTTAACCAGAATTTTCGGGTTGGGCCGCATCGACCTGGCAGAGGACGTGGTGCAGGACACGCTTTGCCGTGCCCTGGAAACATGGCCTCTTCAAGGCGTTCCCGAAAATCCCTCGGCGTGGCTGATGCGTGTCGCGCGCAACCGGGCCATCGATCTCCTGAGACGGGACGATCAATTCCGCTACTTTGCTCCGGAACTCGCGCACATTCTAATGCCGCAGGAAGATTTTCATGCGCAAATGTCGTCCTTTGAAAAAGAAATTCAGGACGATCAGCTCCGCATGATGTTTTCCTGCTGCCATCCGGAGCTTTCAATCGAAGTCCAGGTAACGCTCATCCTTAAAACGCTTTGCGGTTTCAGCGTTTCTGAAATCGCTCACTCGCTCCTGGCAAGTGAAGATTCCATCGAAAAACGATTGGGCCGGGCGCGCAAACTGCTCCGTCATTCGGGAACTTTTGTGGAAATCACCAACATTTCTGAAATACCGAAGCGTTTGGAGGCGGTCTACCAGGCCATCTACCTGCTTTTCAATGAAGGTTACCATGGCAGCCAATCTGATCAGACGGTGCGTGATGATCTTTGTTTCGAAGCCATGCGATTGGCGCTACTTTTAAGTGAGCATCCGGAAGGAAGAAAACCCAGGACCCATGCGCTGCTAGCTCTTCTTTGTTTCCACGCGGCCCGTCTTCACGGCCGCATGGATGACGACGGCAATCTGATCATGTTGGAAATGCAAGACCGCTCCAAATGGGACCGGGACCTGATTGGAAAAGGATTCTATTTCCTGGAAAAAGCCTCGGTGGGAGACGAATTGAGCGAGTATCATATTGAAGCGGGTATCGCCTCTTTACATTGCGCGGCTTCAACCTATGAGAAAACCGACTGGGCAAAAATCTTGGAACTTTACGACACTCTTTACCGGATAAAACCTTCACCCATCGTAGCATTGAACAGGGCTGTAGCCCTGGGCAAAGCGATGGGACCCGAAGAAGGTTTAGCGGAATTAGCGAAAATTCCCGATGCTGCCAGGCTTAGGGACTATCCGTTTTATCCTGCGGCCCAAGGGGAATTTCAACTTCTTGCACGACATCCGGAGGAGGCAGCAAAGCATTTTGAAAAAGCCATGGAGCTCGCGCGAAGCCAGTCTGAAACGAATTTTTTCGAGCGCAAGTTAGAGGCCTGCCGGCTGATGATTGGAGGCAATTTATGA